The Blautia hydrogenotrophica DSM 10507 genome window below encodes:
- a CDS encoding leucine-rich repeat domain-containing protein has protein sequence MKRKFSNELWLKMHKLDVIYTGGPRGRKEKCVTIPEKYLYIGNEAFLNDVKLRRVKFPPKCRFIGKNAFRKCSLEKELLFPETVEFLMQGCFAQNVHLRKVRFPDSLKRMDGEAFRECTRLCTAVFPKDCEIRILKEECFRECASLVFLQLPRGLRKIGRRAFYRCKQLEELEFPEELLAVEEEAFYFTGLKELRLPPKLQIIGNSAFFKCNNLTAVQIPPSVRRIEKWAFHGCNRLRVVEILHDPEFIGEWITNKSTKIRCKRGSKVDSYCREYGLQTEYVENGEAMEEIH, from the coding sequence ATGAAGAGGAAATTTTCAAATGAACTGTGGTTGAAAATGCATAAGCTGGATGTGATATACACGGGAGGACCAAGAGGGAGAAAAGAAAAGTGTGTCACGATTCCGGAGAAATATCTTTACATCGGCAATGAGGCGTTTCTAAACGACGTAAAGCTAAGACGAGTGAAGTTTCCGCCCAAGTGCAGATTCATCGGAAAAAATGCGTTTCGAAAGTGCAGCCTGGAAAAAGAATTGCTTTTTCCTGAGACCGTAGAATTTCTGATGCAGGGATGCTTTGCACAGAATGTACATCTTCGCAAGGTTCGTTTTCCAGACTCGCTGAAACGTATGGACGGTGAGGCCTTTCGGGAGTGTACCCGGCTGTGCACGGCAGTCTTTCCCAAAGACTGTGAGATACGGATTTTGAAAGAAGAGTGTTTTCGGGAATGTGCAAGCCTGGTTTTTCTGCAGCTTCCCAGAGGTTTGAGAAAGATCGGGAGGCGGGCCTTTTACCGGTGCAAGCAGTTAGAAGAACTGGAATTTCCGGAGGAGCTGCTGGCCGTCGAGGAGGAAGCCTTTTATTTCACAGGGCTGAAGGAGCTGAGGCTGCCGCCAAAGCTGCAGATTATCGGAAACAGCGCGTTTTTTAAGTGCAACAATCTGACGGCCGTTCAGATTCCTCCCAGCGTGAGAAGAATCGAGAAATGGGCATTTCACGGATGCAACCGTCTCCGGGTCGTGGAAATCCTCCACGACCCGGAATTCATCGGAGAATGGATTACCAATAAGAGTACGAAAATACGGTGCAAGAGAGGCTCTAAGGTGGACAGCTACTGCCGGGAATACGGGCTGCAGACGGAATACGTGGAAAACGGGGAAGCTATGGAAGAGATCCACTGA
- a CDS encoding DUF58 domain-containing protein, with amino-acid sequence MIKSRVYYIVWLLASLLLYLWSDSWIACFLVAVSVILPLVSGLWLLTEKRQIHCYFQIKDIAGKGQEAKGSLCVENHGFLPLPRLGCHLVFQNRLTGEKARQDVYCSVSAKKTQQLEWGLSSEYCGNIRVVLETISCSDVFGLWKVVLRPGEKSHVVILPDIIQMEVTVTDSDTANWESVTYSSVKRGDDPSEIFGVREYLPGDSLKNIHWKLSGKMDDLYVKELSLPIENSILLIYETAILGKRRESARVRSAMMEAFLSVSQALAGGGHVHALGWYDQEKERFCCENVASEDDLTGMIGGLLALASGRNDYSSLHYYLREYIEKPFAHIVYVTAQEPGEELKRMMEFCSVCVLHCREGKDGKENTAGEYTVFSPDTMEESLYQLLV; translated from the coding sequence ATGATAAAATCCAGAGTCTATTATATCGTCTGGCTTTTGGCCTCGCTGCTTCTGTATCTGTGGTCAGATTCCTGGATTGCCTGTTTTCTGGTTGCAGTCAGTGTGATTTTGCCTCTCGTCAGCGGACTTTGGCTGCTGACGGAGAAAAGACAGATTCACTGTTATTTTCAGATCAAGGACATCGCCGGGAAGGGGCAGGAGGCGAAGGGAAGTCTCTGCGTGGAAAACCATGGATTCTTGCCTCTCCCCAGACTGGGCTGTCATCTGGTGTTTCAGAACCGTCTGACGGGGGAGAAAGCGAGACAGGACGTGTACTGTTCGGTCTCAGCGAAGAAGACCCAGCAGCTGGAGTGGGGGCTGTCCAGTGAGTACTGCGGAAATATCCGGGTCGTTCTGGAGACCATCAGCTGTAGTGATGTCTTCGGTCTTTGGAAGGTTGTGCTCAGGCCAGGGGAGAAGAGTCACGTGGTAATTCTACCAGATATCATTCAGATGGAGGTGACAGTCACCGACAGCGATACGGCAAACTGGGAGAGTGTGACTTATTCCAGTGTGAAAAGAGGCGACGATCCCAGTGAGATTTTCGGCGTCCGGGAGTATCTGCCCGGGGACAGCCTGAAAAATATTCACTGGAAACTCTCGGGAAAGATGGATGATCTCTATGTGAAAGAGCTGAGTCTTCCCATCGAGAATTCCATTCTGCTGATCTATGAGACTGCAATTTTGGGGAAACGCCGGGAGTCCGCCCGGGTGCGCAGCGCGATGATGGAGGCGTTTCTGTCGGTGTCACAGGCCTTGGCAGGAGGCGGCCATGTTCACGCGCTGGGCTGGTATGACCAGGAGAAGGAGCGGTTTTGCTGTGAGAATGTTGCCTCAGAGGACGATCTGACAGGGATGATCGGCGGGCTGCTGGCGCTGGCTTCGGGCAGAAATGATTACAGCAGTCTGCACTATTATCTGAGGGAATATATCGAGAAACCCTTTGCCCATATCGTCTATGTGACGGCACAGGAGCCAGGGGAAGAGTTAAAGAGAATGATGGAATTCTGTTCGGTCTGTGTGCTTCACTGCCGTGAGGGCAAAGATGGAAAGGAAAATACGGCAGGCGAGTATACGGTGTTCTCTCCAGATACCATGGAAGAGTCACTGTATCAGCTGCTTGTCTAA
- a CDS encoding transglutaminase-like domain-containing protein yields MSKTRQKRERNSGLHISVREHTAGKNRIWTAVNLSAPVLLLYLGAAWSLLSVFELPSYTWWAVLPGVVLLLLLLAGGRIRKCGYVITGVLFLVTLGLILGKQTPVYQGLLLACNDATKALGQHTEILLEGYQVSAATDVQPLCYQLFTGICGIFLAAVCYSVTESKKNGVLFLLLLPVGILALVCGMGAKSWPILILLLGAILTMNTSFLRGSRQKTNATVGSSGAFLQVAVWTAVFFVGAAVLLQVAVSKSGYQKLGFVSGLQEKVQATIQELRYEKEPVSSFNQGQFDKLGDLKLTDKEALKVVMDEPTSMYLRGFIGSTYTSTGWEETEGKELYEKRELFYWLHRTDFNGLTQMATLYGLENPDKKEESVQVTVQNVNGNSKYLYTPYELMTEPQSLEDVRNVGDERLQSEKFMGSRVYTYQAAGNLVKQYPQIASGFYSEKDSEEFKTYTEDESYYNSFVYEQYTEIPLETELLLGAHLNVERRSGQNHASYEEANTLITAYLNKNLKYSEKITPLQSGDFLKNLLEVRSQGYSVHYATAATMMYRYLGIPARYVEGYLVTPKLVADTEDYEEISITGKQAHAWVEIYQDGIGWVPMEVTPPYFDVMERPDYEIVADGGIGDEGQEGSAEDGQSQNVQDKTPDVPEEQTKSKDHDWKKWLLAGALILVFLALLALVGYVIVRRWRLRTYLREIRQADHRRAVCLLGQYMVRWLCYVKLWDGNGSRYQVRETLEEKFGEELSQRYQRAIDVIQLSAYSDAEITSMERQETEAVVHDLQSRILHTVGIRQKLRMKFIDFLY; encoded by the coding sequence ATGAGTAAGACGAGACAAAAGAGAGAAAGAAATTCCGGACTGCATATCTCTGTCAGAGAACATACGGCAGGGAAGAACCGAATATGGACAGCAGTCAATCTGTCGGCTCCGGTATTGCTTTTGTATCTGGGAGCGGCCTGGTCCCTGCTGTCTGTGTTTGAACTTCCCAGCTATACCTGGTGGGCGGTGCTGCCGGGCGTGGTTTTGCTTCTTTTGCTTTTGGCGGGCGGAAGGATACGAAAGTGCGGATACGTGATCACCGGGGTCTTGTTTCTGGTGACCCTGGGGCTGATACTGGGAAAACAGACGCCGGTCTACCAGGGCCTCCTGTTGGCCTGCAACGATGCGACGAAGGCTCTGGGCCAGCACACGGAAATTCTGCTGGAGGGTTATCAGGTGTCGGCCGCCACGGATGTACAGCCGCTTTGTTATCAGCTGTTTACCGGTATCTGTGGGATTTTTCTGGCGGCTGTCTGTTATAGCGTAACGGAGAGCAAGAAAAATGGCGTGTTGTTTCTGCTGCTTTTGCCGGTGGGAATATTGGCGCTGGTCTGCGGGATGGGAGCGAAGAGTTGGCCCATCTTAATCCTGCTACTGGGGGCCATTTTGACGATGAATACCTCCTTCCTGAGAGGTTCCAGACAAAAAACCAACGCCACTGTGGGAAGCAGTGGGGCCTTTTTGCAGGTGGCTGTGTGGACAGCGGTATTCTTTGTCGGGGCGGCAGTTCTATTGCAGGTGGCCGTATCAAAATCCGGATACCAAAAGCTGGGCTTCGTGTCAGGGCTCCAGGAGAAGGTGCAGGCTACCATACAGGAGCTGCGCTATGAAAAAGAGCCGGTCAGCTCCTTTAACCAGGGGCAGTTTGATAAGTTAGGCGACCTGAAGCTGACGGATAAAGAAGCTCTGAAAGTGGTGATGGATGAACCCACATCCATGTATCTGAGAGGTTTTATTGGCAGTACATACACGTCCACCGGATGGGAAGAGACCGAGGGAAAAGAGCTGTATGAAAAGAGAGAACTGTTCTATTGGCTTCACAGGACTGATTTTAACGGGCTGACGCAGATGGCCACGCTCTATGGGCTGGAGAACCCGGACAAGAAGGAGGAGAGCGTACAGGTCACAGTGCAGAATGTCAATGGGAACAGCAAATATCTGTACACGCCCTACGAGCTTATGACAGAGCCACAATCTCTGGAAGATGTACGGAATGTGGGCGACGAGAGACTTCAGTCAGAGAAATTCATGGGGAGTCGTGTGTACACCTATCAGGCAGCGGGAAATCTGGTGAAGCAGTACCCGCAGATCGCATCTGGTTTTTACAGCGAAAAAGACAGCGAGGAATTCAAGACTTACACAGAGGATGAGAGCTATTACAATTCTTTCGTCTATGAGCAGTATACGGAGATTCCGCTGGAGACAGAGCTTCTATTGGGAGCGCACCTGAATGTGGAGCGCAGAAGCGGACAGAATCATGCCTCCTATGAGGAGGCGAATACGCTGATTACCGCCTATCTGAATAAAAATCTGAAGTATTCGGAGAAGATCACCCCTCTTCAGTCTGGAGACTTTCTAAAGAATCTGCTGGAAGTCCGCTCCCAGGGCTATTCAGTGCACTATGCGACAGCGGCCACGATGATGTACCGCTATCTGGGAATCCCAGCGAGGTATGTGGAAGGTTATCTGGTGACTCCAAAGCTGGTGGCAGATACCGAGGACTACGAGGAGATCAGCATCACCGGCAAGCAGGCCCATGCGTGGGTGGAGATTTATCAGGACGGAATCGGCTGGGTACCGATGGAAGTGACCCCTCCATACTTTGATGTGATGGAAAGGCCGGACTATGAGATTGTCGCTGACGGCGGAATCGGCGATGAAGGACAGGAAGGAAGTGCAGAAGACGGACAGTCGCAGAATGTCCAAGACAAGACGCCGGATGTGCCGGAGGAGCAGACAAAGTCCAAAGACCATGACTGGAAAAAATGGCTCCTGGCAGGTGCTTTGATTCTGGTGTTCTTGGCGCTGCTGGCACTGGTCGGCTATGTGATTGTGCGAAGATGGAGGCTGAGAACCTACCTAAGAGAAATCAGGCAGGCGGACCATCGAAGAGCGGTGTGTCTGCTGGGGCAGTATATGGTCCGGTGGCTCTGCTATGTGAAGCTGTGGGATGGAAACGGCTCCAGATACCAGGTTCGGGAGACCTTGGAGGAGAAGTTCGGGGAAGAGCTTTCCCAGCGGTATCAAAGAGCGATCGATGTGATTCAGCTGAGCGCCTACAGCGACGCAGAGATCACGTCCATGGAACGACAGGAGACGGAGGCTGTGGTCCATGACCTTCAGAGCCGTATTTTACATACGGTGGGAATCAGACAGAAGCTGCGGATGAAATTCATCGACTTTTTATATTGA